In the Bicyclus anynana chromosome 6, ilBicAnyn1.1, whole genome shotgun sequence genome, one interval contains:
- the LOC112053615 gene encoding putative mediator of RNA polymerase II transcription subunit 26 gives MLKFLGFKASLNFNNGKSSGLEYFETPGISLNGAYRTNKDELFGSDLYTEHNTPKKSTPSQRKVPTKSLASNKQSKSTSELTKPSNEAMNVRKSVPDISQTASQPPQINIKEQKKLEKQRLAEQKKQEKLAEKERQRAEKLRKATEKQKVVQPSAAQSQPQNQEQKKPKKRAAPQPQKQSTAPQVQQQRTQQSTQPSNRQSKQQLPRTPSDARHKQQYTTNTLESSISKSSGPPPYSSVSEISPNTHDGTGNTSFSTPVEDMDSWGLISQHRQQMNRQAGVSKSSSKQKHLDLNYNAGSTRTKETSKS, from the exons ATGTTAAAGTTCCTAGGTTTCAAGgcttcgctaaactttaataacGGAAAGTCAAGCGGTTTGGAATACTTTGAGACACCTGGTATTTCTCTCAATGGTGCCTACAGGACAAATAAGGATGAACTATTTG gtaGCGACCTTTATACGGAACACAATACTCCCAAGAAATCAACACCGTCTCAAAGAAAAGTGCCCACAAAATCCTTAGCGTCAAATAAACAATCGAAAAGCACCAGCGAATTAACAAAACCTTCCAACGAGGCAATGAATGTAAGAAAAAGTGTGCCCGACATTTCGCAGACGGCTAGTCAACCTCCACAAATCAATATTAAAGAACAAAAGAAATTGGAGAAACAGCGTCTCGCCGAGCAGAAGAAACAAGAGAAATTAGCGGAGAAAGAGAGGCAGCGAGCAGAAAAATTGAGGAAGGCAACGGAGAAACAAAAAGTTGTGCAACCGAGTGCAGCACAAAGTCAACCACAAAACCAGGAACAAAAGAAACCAAAAAAACGAGCCGCACCTCAACCACAGAAACAAAGCACCGCTCCTCAAGTCCAGCAACAACGGACCCAACAATCAACCCAACCAAGCAACCGTCAATCCAAACAACAATTGCCTAGAACTCCATCTGATGCCCGTCATAAACAACAGTATACAACAAACACTCTAGAAAGTTCGATAAGTAAAAGCAGCGGTCCACCTCCCTATTCATCGGTCTCAGAAATATCACCGAACACGCATGATGGCACCGGAAACACTAGCTTTTCGACTCCAGTGGAAGATATGGACAGTTGGGGCTTGATATCCCAGCATAGACAACAGATGAACAGACAAGCCGGAGTCAGCAAAAGCTCCTCTAAACAAAAGCACTTGgatttaaattataatgctGGCAGTACAAGGACTAAGGAAACAAGTAAAAGTTAA